In one Pseudomonas sp. Bout1 genomic region, the following are encoded:
- a CDS encoding fatty acid desaturase — protein MSNYLDATHSLEIDALARTFTARTEWPTWLLLMGVYAGWFAVMFASHWLGVWLSTALLIPLVALWMSLQHELLHGHPTRFNALNKLLGYAPFAVWYPYTLYRNCHLVHHNDEDLTVPGIDPESRYLNQRQWDASSLFERTLHWLTKTVLGRFLLGSPLALWKLARNEFRRLRQGQRQAWLMWFSHGAVTLLMLTFIAHYSALPVWHYVALVSLPALSVAAIRSYYEHRPHPQPEQRTVLNEAAWPWTWLFLNNNLHLVHHDLPKLPWYLLPTVYRARREQWVARSGGFLVQGYGQLIGRHGLKAIDSPRHPFA, from the coding sequence ATGTCCAACTACCTAGATGCAACCCACAGCCTCGAAATCGACGCCCTGGCCCGCACGTTTACCGCCCGTACCGAGTGGCCGACCTGGCTGCTGTTGATGGGCGTGTATGCCGGCTGGTTTGCCGTGATGTTTGCCAGCCACTGGCTTGGCGTATGGCTGAGTACCGCGCTGCTGATCCCGCTCGTGGCGCTGTGGATGTCCCTGCAACACGAGCTCCTGCACGGCCATCCCACCCGTTTCAATGCGCTGAACAAACTCCTCGGCTACGCCCCGTTTGCCGTCTGGTATCCCTACACGCTGTACCGCAACTGCCACCTTGTGCACCACAACGACGAAGACCTGACGGTGCCCGGCATCGACCCGGAAAGCCGCTACCTGAATCAGCGACAGTGGGACGCCAGTTCGCTGTTCGAGCGCACGTTGCATTGGCTGACCAAGACCGTCCTCGGGCGCTTCCTGCTGGGTTCGCCGCTGGCGCTGTGGAAGCTGGCGCGCAACGAGTTCAGGCGCCTGCGCCAAGGCCAGCGCCAAGCCTGGCTGATGTGGTTCAGCCATGGCGCCGTGACCCTGCTGATGTTGACGTTCATCGCTCATTACAGCGCACTGCCGGTGTGGCACTACGTGGCACTGGTCAGCCTGCCGGCCTTGTCGGTGGCGGCGATCCGTTCCTACTATGAACACCGCCCGCACCCACAACCGGAACAGCGCACGGTGCTTAACGAAGCCGCCTGGCCGTGGACCTGGTTGTTCCTCAACAACAACCTGCACCTGGTGCACCACGACTTGCCGAAACTGCCGTGGTATTTGCTGCCCACCGTCTACCGCGCGCGCCGCGAACAATGGGTGGCGCGCAGCGGCGGGTTCCTGGTGCAGGGTTACGGCCAGTTGATCGGCCGTCATGGGCTCAAGGCCATCGACAGCCCACGGCACCCTTTTGCTTGA